From the Cucurbita pepo subsp. pepo cultivar mu-cu-16 chromosome LG05, ASM280686v2, whole genome shotgun sequence genome, one window contains:
- the LOC111795977 gene encoding MLO-like protein 6, giving the protein MAGGGAGRSLEETATWAVAAVCFVLVLISIVIEHSLHLIGKWFKKKHKRALYEALEKIKAELMLLGFISLLLTVGQSLITNVCIPEDVAATWHPCSPQKEEELSKQDDVLNSDTNRRKLLAVSPVNATFRRVLAGGGGTDKCAAKGKVPFVSEEGIHQLHIFIFVLAVFHVLYCVLTLALGNAKMRSWKAWEKETRTVEYQFSHDPERFRFARDTSFGRRHLSFWTKSPSLVWIVCFFRQFVRSVPKVDYLTLRHGFVMAHLAPHSDQKFDFQKYIKRSLEEDFKVVVSISPPIWFLAVLFLLFNTHGWRAYLWLPFIPLIIVLLVGTKLQVIITKVAVRIQERGEVVKGVPVVEPGDELFWFNRPRLILYLINFVLFQNAFQLAFFAWTWKEFGMKSCFHEHVEDLVIRITMGVLVQILCSYVTLPLYALVTQMGSTMKPTIFNERVATALKNWHHTARKHIKQNQGSITPMSSRPPTPSHHMSPMHLLRHYRTQLDSVHTSPRRSIFDNDHWDPDSTSPSHRFHPRDMETGGDVEVETDHSNQPNSTQVVDVDVQPMEMNNDSEQHEIKMGSNEFSFDKRIDRI; this is encoded by the exons ATGGCCGGAGGTGGCGCCGGAAGGTCCTTGGAAGAGACGGCCACATGGGCCGTCGCCGCCGTCTGCTTCGTCTTGGTCTTGATTTCCATTGTCATCGAACATAGCCTGCATCTCATCGGAAAG TGGTTTAAGAAGAAGCACAAACGAGCTCTTTACGAAGCCCTTGAGAAGATCAAAGCAG AGCTGATGCTATTGGGGTTCATATCGCTGCTGCTCACGGTAGGACAAAGCCTAATCACCAATGTTTGTATACCGGAAGACGTGGCGGCCACGTGGCATCCATGTAGCCCCCAAAAGGAAGAGGAATTAAGTAAACAAGATGACGTGTTGAACTCCGACACTAATCGCCGGAAGCTTCTCGCCGTCTCCCCTGTCAATGCCACTTTCCGGCGCGTCCTCGCTGGGGGCGGCGGAACCGACAAATGTGCTGCTAAG gGTAAGGTTCCATTTGTGTCGGAAGAAGGCATTCATCAGCTACACATATTCATCTTCGTGTTGGCTGTCTTCCATGTTCTGTACTGTGTTTTAACTTTGGCTTTAGGGAATGCTAAG atgagAAGTTGGAAAGCATGggagaaggaaacaagaaCTGTGGAGTACCAATTTTCGCACg ATCCAGAGCGGTTCCGATTTGCAAGAGACACATCGTTCGGGAGAAGACATTTGAGTTTTTGGACCAAATCTCCTTCTCTCGTATGGATT GTTTGTTTCTTCAGACAATTTGTTCGGTCTGTTCCTAAAGTTGATTACTTAACCTTAAGACATGGTTTCGTCATG gCTCATCTCGCACCACATAGCGATCAGAAATTCGACTTCCAAAAATACATCAAACGATCCCTCGAAGAAGATTTCAAGGTCGTCGTTAGTATCAG CCCTCCAATCTGGTTTTTGGCTGTCCTCTTCCTACTCTTCAACACCCATG GGTGGAGGGCGTACCTATGGCTTCCATTTATCCCATTAATC ATTGTATTACTGGTGGGGACGAAATTGCAAGTGATAATTACGAAAGTGGCAGTGAGGATTCAAGAAAGAGGCGAGGTGGTGAAGGGGGTGCCGGTGGTCGAGCCAGGGGACGAGCTTTTCTGGTTCAATCGGCCTCGCCTCATTCTTTATCTCATCAACTTCGTGCTGTTTCAGAACGCCTTTCAGCTCGCTTTCTTTGCTTGGACTTGG AAAGAATTCGGGATGAAATCGTGCTTCCACGAGCACGTAGAGGATTTGGTAATCAGAATAACGATGGG GGTCCTCGTTCAAATCCTTTGTAGTTATGTTACGTTGCCTCTTTACGCTCTCGTTACACAG ATGGGTTCCACAATGAAGCCAACGATTTTCAACGAAAGGGTAGCAACGGCGTTAAAAAACTGGCACCACACGGCTCGCAAACACATTAAGCAAAATCAGGGTTCCATCACGCCTATGTCTAGTCGCCCGCCAACCCCGTCCCACCATATGTCGCCGATGCACCTCCTCCGCCACTACCGAACCCAATTGGACAGTGTCCACACCTCTCCCAGACGGTCCATTTTTGACAATGACCACTGGGACCCTGACTCAACGTCGCCGTCGCATCGCTTTCACCCTCGCGACATGGAGACAGGCGGTGATGTTGAAGTTGAGACTGATCATTCAaaccaacccaattcaactcaAGTCGTGGATGTGGATGTTCAGCCAATGGAAATGAATAATGATTCTGAACAGCATGAGATTAAAATGGGTTCGAATGAATTTTCGTTTGACAAAAGAATTGATAGAATATGA
- the LOC111796018 gene encoding uncharacterized protein LOC111796018, which produces MDPKLSRIPVKPVSSKPKFIRKPACEAPQITALQPPISRQKRVFGIVRSSNIPIKSVNENPLAKPLIGAVKKQPKSTRLTQIAVNATADQKKITEKLNPRPKKKSPSTKQQFMETAIKDLRVMNDVVEPQTPVARPRLHKMRNAGTPYQTAEKCSNCRFDKMETSSYWVAQIKLAESVGKHFVSADFFRLAYICNAEPIRNLKVELKRYLTRHEHLSMKTEWKDVSLSYGLLQDENISGPHNPSTKICDSELNEGNQTTAIESRTPEFSSSEFDKDEIVGTDVGELETCQRCPSSLPMEPEQTHQT; this is translated from the exons ATGGATCCTAAACTCTCCCGGATTCCAG TGAAACCTGTTTCTTCTAAACCGAAATTCATCCGAAAGCCAGCCTGTGAAGCGCCCCAAATCACTGCCCTTCAACCTCCTATTTCCAG GCAGAAACGAGTTTTTGGAATTGTTCGGAGCTCAAACATTCCAATCAAATCAGTAAATGAAAATCCCTTAGCTAAGCCCTTAATTGGAGCTGTTAAGAAACAACCTAAATCCACTCGATTAACTCAAATCGCCGTCAATGCTACTGCTGATCAGAAGAAGATCACTGAAAAGTTGAATCCGAGGCCAAAGAAGAAGAGCCCTAGCACCAAGCAGCAATTTATGGAAACGGCCATAAAGGATTTGCGTGTTATGAACGACGTTGTGGAGCCTCAGACGCCGGTGGCTAGGCCTCGTTTGCATAAGATGAGAAACGCTGGCACCCCTTATCAGACTGCGGAAAAATGCAGTAATTGTCGTTTTGACAAGATGGAGACTTCGTCATATTGGGTTGCTCAGATCAAATTGGCTGAATCCGTTGGGAAGCATTTTGTGTCAGCTGATTTCTTTCGCCTTGCATATATCTGCAATGCCGAG CCGATCAGGAACCTCAAGGTCGAGCTAAAGCGTTACTTGACTCGGCATGAACATCTATCTATGAAAACTGAGTGGAAGGATGTGAGTCTTAGCTACGGCTTACTTCAAGATGAAAACATTAGCGGCCCCCACAATCCGTCTACTAAAATTTGTGACAGTGAACTCAACGAAGGTAATCAGACTACGGCAATCGAATCTAGGACCCCAGAATTCAGTAGCAGTGAATTCGATAAAGATGAGATTGTGGGAACTGATGTTGGTGAGCTGGAGACATGCCAAAGATGTCCAAGTTCTTTGCCTATGGAACCAGAACAAACCCATCAAACATGA
- the LOC111795958 gene encoding auxin response factor 4-like isoform X1: protein MEIDLNLTASDVGKNAYCNGNCEEGRCNYCLSSSTSSCSSNSSPALVSSSTYLELWHACAGPLTSLPKKGNVVVYFPQGHLEQIASASPFSPMEMRTFDLQPQILCRVINVHLLANKENDEVYTQLTLLPLPEFLGTGLEGKELEELALNGADGDGSGVSPTRSTPHMFCKTLTASDTSTHGGFSVPRRAAEDCFPPLDYTQLRPSQELIAKDLHGVEWRFKHIYRGQPRRHLLTTGWSLFVSQKNLISGDAVLFLRGENGELRLGIRRAVRPRNGLPDSIVGNQNSCADDLARVVKAISTKSIFDVFYNPRAYHAQFVISCQKYVKSINNPVTVGTRFKMRFEMDDSPERRFNGVVLGIGDMDPLRWPNSKWRCLTVRWDKDGDHQERVSPWEIEPSVSLPPLSVQSSPRLKKLRTSLQAAPPNAFAVGRGGFMDFEDSIRSSKVLQGQENVGIVSPFYGRDTTKRSLEFEVRSSAHQASGGAEKYRGDYVKVHPNSSFTGFMESERFLKVLQGQEICSLRPQTRKPEHCLGVWGKFNLSDNSFNTFHSPNSSFYHMASNGAQNMYFPRSEFYSTGQAAAVMRSNDGNFPRESALFSPSVDASVMSTTSGSNIKNSKDENVNENSTGCRLFGFSLTTETATNMQSSGKRSCTKVHKQGSLVGRAIDLSRLSGYTDLLSELERLFCMEGLLKDPDKGWRVLYTDNENDVMVVGDYPWLDFCDAVSKIHIYTQEEVEKMTNGVISDDTQSCLDQAPLCMEASKSSSVGQPDSSPTVVREF, encoded by the exons ATGGAAATTGATTTGAACCTAACAGCCAGTGATGTGGGCAAGAATGCATATTGCAATGGAAATTGTGAAGAGGGTCGCTGCAATTATTGTTTATCCTCTTCAACTTCTTCATGTTCCTCAAATTCATCGCCAGCTCTCGTCTCTTCTTCAACTTATTTGGAGCTTTGGCATGCTTGTGCTGGTCCTCTCACCTCATTGCCTAAGAAAGGAAATGTAGTTGTCTATTTCCCACAAGGTCACTTGGAGCAGATTGCCTCAGCCTCTCCCTTTTCCCCCATGGAAATGCGCACTTTTGACCTCCAGCCGCAGATCCTCTGCAGGGTCATCAATGTCCACTTACTT GCCAATAAGGAGAATGATGAGGTCTACACACAACTTACTCTGCTTCCCTTGCCAGAG TTCTTAGGCACTGGTCTAGAGGGCAAAGAGTTGGAGGAATTGGCGTTGAATGGAGCTGATGGAGATGGGAGCGGAGTGTCGCCTACTAGATCTACACCTCACATGTTTTGCAAAACACTCACAGCGTCTGATACGAGCACCCATGGAGGATTCTCTGTTCCTCGCAGAGCTGCCGAAGACTGTTTCCCTCCTCTG GATTACACTCAGCTTAGGCCGTCTCAAGAGCTAATTGCCAAGGACCTACATGGCGTCGAGTGGAGATTTAAACATATTTACAGAG GTCAACCTAGGCGGCATCTGCTGACTACTGGATGGAGTCTTTTTGTAAGCCAAAAGAATCTTATTTCTGGGGATGCAGTGCTGTTTTTAAG GGGTGAAAATGGAGAGCTAAGGTTGGGCATAAGGCGAGCTGTTCGGCCTAGAAATGGTCTTCCTGATTCAATTGTGGGCAACCAAAATTCTTGTGCAGATGATCTTGCTCGTGTGGTGAAAGCAATATCTACCAAGAGCATATTTGATGTGTTTTACAATCCAAG GGCATATCATGCACAGTTTGTTATATCTTGTCAGAAGTATGTGAAGAGCATCAATAATCCAGTGACCGTTGGCACAAGATTCAAAATGAGATTTGAGATGGATGATTCGCCAGAAAGAAG GTTTAATGGTGTAGTTCTCGGAATTGGTGACATGGATCCCTTGAGATGGCCGAACTCAAAGTGGAGATGCTTGACG GTACGATGGGATAAAGACGGTGATCATCAAGAACGTGTTTCACCCTGGGAGATCGAACCTTCTGTTTCTCTCCCACCCTTGAGTGTTCAGTCTTCTCCAAGGCTGAAGAAACTGAGGACTAGTCTGCAGGCAGCCCCACCTAACGCCTTTGCTG TAGGGAGGGGCGGTTTTATGGACTTTGAGGATTCAATTAGATCCTCTAAGGTCTTGCAAGGTCAAGAAAATGTAGGTATTGTATCACCGTTTTATGGACGTGATACTACAAAACGTTCCCTGGAGTTCGAGGTGCGATCTTCTGCACATCAAGCGTCGGGTGGAGCTGAGAAGTATAGAGGTGACTACGTAAAGGTTCATCCGAACTCATCTTTCACAGGCTTTATGGAATCTGAAAGATTCCTGAAGGTCTTGCAAGGTCAAGAAATATGCTCATTGAGGCCACAAACAAGAAAACCAGAACATTGTTTAGGTGTTTGGGGAAAGTTCAATCTCAGTGACAACTCTTTTAACACATTTCACTCACCAAACTCTAGTTTTTATCACATGGCGTCAAATGGAGCCCAAAACATGTATTTCCCTCGTAGTGAATTTTACAGTACAGGCCAAGCTGCTGCTGTGATGCGCTCAAATGATGGCAACTTTCCAAGAGAGAGTGCCTTGTTCAGCCCATCTGTTGATGCTAGTGTTATGAGCACTACTTCAGGGTCGAATATAAAGAATTCAAAGGATGAAAATGTGAATGAGAATTCAACTGGCTGTAGACTTTTTGGCTTTTCCTTGACTACAGAAACTGCTACAAACATGCAGAGTTCAGGGAAGAGGAGTTGTACTAAG GTTCACAAACAAGGTAGTCTAGTGGGAAGAGCCATTGATCTCTCTAGACTCAGTGGCTATACTGATCTGCTTTCTGAACTGGAGCGGCTGTTTTGCATGGAAGGACTCTTGAAAGATCCTGATAAAGGATGGCGTGTACTGTACACCGACAACGAGAACGACGTAATGGTTGTTGGGGATTATCCATGGCT TGACTTCTGTGATGCCGTTTCAAAAATCCATATATACACCCAAGAAGAAGTGGAGAAGATGACAAATGGAGTGATCAGCGATGATACTCAAAGCTGCTTAGACCAAGCTCCTTTGTGTATGGAAGCCTCAAAATCCTCTTCAGTGGGCCAACCTGATTCTTCTCCCACAGTAGTAAGAGAGTTTTAA
- the LOC111795958 gene encoding auxin response factor 4-like isoform X3, whose translation MEIDLNLTASDVGKNAYCNGNCEEGRCNYCLSSSTSSCSSNSSPALVSSSTYLELWHACAGPLTSLPKKGNVVVYFPQGHLEQIASASPFSPMEMRTFDLQPQILCRVINVHLLANKENDEVYTQLTLLPLPEFLGTGLEGKELEELALNGADGDGSGVSPTRSTPHMFCKTLTASDTSTHGGFSVPRRAAEDCFPPLDYTQLRPSQELIAKDLHGVEWRFKHIYRGQPRRHLLTTGWSLFVSQKNLISGDAVLFLRGENGELRLGIRRAVRPRNGLPDSIVGNQNSCADDLARVVKAISTKSIFDVFYNPRAYHAQFVISCQKYVKSINNPVTVGTRFKMRFEMDDSPERRFNGVVLGIGDMDPLRWPNSKWRCLTVRWDKDGDHQERVSPWEIEPSVSLPPLSVQSSPRLKKLRTSLQAAPPNAFAVGRGGFMDFEDSIRSSKVLQGQENVGIVSPFYGRDTTKRSLEFEVRSSAHQASGGAEKYRGDYVKVHPNSSFTGFMESERFLKVLQGQEICSLRPQTRKPEHCLGVWGKFNLSDNSFNTFHSPNSSFYHMASNGAQNMYFPRSEFYSTGQAAAVMRSNDGNFPRESALFSPSVDASVMSTTSGSNIKNSKDENVNENSTGCRLFGFSLTTETATNMQSSGKRSCTKSC comes from the exons ATGGAAATTGATTTGAACCTAACAGCCAGTGATGTGGGCAAGAATGCATATTGCAATGGAAATTGTGAAGAGGGTCGCTGCAATTATTGTTTATCCTCTTCAACTTCTTCATGTTCCTCAAATTCATCGCCAGCTCTCGTCTCTTCTTCAACTTATTTGGAGCTTTGGCATGCTTGTGCTGGTCCTCTCACCTCATTGCCTAAGAAAGGAAATGTAGTTGTCTATTTCCCACAAGGTCACTTGGAGCAGATTGCCTCAGCCTCTCCCTTTTCCCCCATGGAAATGCGCACTTTTGACCTCCAGCCGCAGATCCTCTGCAGGGTCATCAATGTCCACTTACTT GCCAATAAGGAGAATGATGAGGTCTACACACAACTTACTCTGCTTCCCTTGCCAGAG TTCTTAGGCACTGGTCTAGAGGGCAAAGAGTTGGAGGAATTGGCGTTGAATGGAGCTGATGGAGATGGGAGCGGAGTGTCGCCTACTAGATCTACACCTCACATGTTTTGCAAAACACTCACAGCGTCTGATACGAGCACCCATGGAGGATTCTCTGTTCCTCGCAGAGCTGCCGAAGACTGTTTCCCTCCTCTG GATTACACTCAGCTTAGGCCGTCTCAAGAGCTAATTGCCAAGGACCTACATGGCGTCGAGTGGAGATTTAAACATATTTACAGAG GTCAACCTAGGCGGCATCTGCTGACTACTGGATGGAGTCTTTTTGTAAGCCAAAAGAATCTTATTTCTGGGGATGCAGTGCTGTTTTTAAG GGGTGAAAATGGAGAGCTAAGGTTGGGCATAAGGCGAGCTGTTCGGCCTAGAAATGGTCTTCCTGATTCAATTGTGGGCAACCAAAATTCTTGTGCAGATGATCTTGCTCGTGTGGTGAAAGCAATATCTACCAAGAGCATATTTGATGTGTTTTACAATCCAAG GGCATATCATGCACAGTTTGTTATATCTTGTCAGAAGTATGTGAAGAGCATCAATAATCCAGTGACCGTTGGCACAAGATTCAAAATGAGATTTGAGATGGATGATTCGCCAGAAAGAAG GTTTAATGGTGTAGTTCTCGGAATTGGTGACATGGATCCCTTGAGATGGCCGAACTCAAAGTGGAGATGCTTGACG GTACGATGGGATAAAGACGGTGATCATCAAGAACGTGTTTCACCCTGGGAGATCGAACCTTCTGTTTCTCTCCCACCCTTGAGTGTTCAGTCTTCTCCAAGGCTGAAGAAACTGAGGACTAGTCTGCAGGCAGCCCCACCTAACGCCTTTGCTG TAGGGAGGGGCGGTTTTATGGACTTTGAGGATTCAATTAGATCCTCTAAGGTCTTGCAAGGTCAAGAAAATGTAGGTATTGTATCACCGTTTTATGGACGTGATACTACAAAACGTTCCCTGGAGTTCGAGGTGCGATCTTCTGCACATCAAGCGTCGGGTGGAGCTGAGAAGTATAGAGGTGACTACGTAAAGGTTCATCCGAACTCATCTTTCACAGGCTTTATGGAATCTGAAAGATTCCTGAAGGTCTTGCAAGGTCAAGAAATATGCTCATTGAGGCCACAAACAAGAAAACCAGAACATTGTTTAGGTGTTTGGGGAAAGTTCAATCTCAGTGACAACTCTTTTAACACATTTCACTCACCAAACTCTAGTTTTTATCACATGGCGTCAAATGGAGCCCAAAACATGTATTTCCCTCGTAGTGAATTTTACAGTACAGGCCAAGCTGCTGCTGTGATGCGCTCAAATGATGGCAACTTTCCAAGAGAGAGTGCCTTGTTCAGCCCATCTGTTGATGCTAGTGTTATGAGCACTACTTCAGGGTCGAATATAAAGAATTCAAAGGATGAAAATGTGAATGAGAATTCAACTGGCTGTAGACTTTTTGGCTTTTCCTTGACTACAGAAACTGCTACAAACATGCAGAGTTCAGGGAAGAGGAGTTGTACTAAG TCTTGTTAA
- the LOC111795958 gene encoding auxin response factor 4-like isoform X2: MEIDLNLTASDVGKNAYCNGNCEEGRCNYCLSSSTSSCSSNSSPALVSSSTYLELWHACAGPLTSLPKKGNVVVYFPQGHLEQIASASPFSPMEMRTFDLQPQILCRVINVHLLANKENDEVYTQLTLLPLPEFLGTGLEGKELEELALNGADGDGSGVSPTRSTPHMFCKTLTASDTSTHGGFSVPRRAAEDCFPPLDYTQLRPSQELIAKDLHGVEWRFKHIYRGQPRRHLLTTGWSLFVSQKNLISGDAVLFLRGENGELRLGIRRAVRPRNGLPDSIVGNQNSCADDLARVVKAISTKSIFDVFYNPRAYHAQFVISCQKYVKSINNPVTVGTRFKMRFEMDDSPERRFNGVVLGIGDMDPLRWPNSKWRCLTVRWDKDGDHQERVSPWEIEPSVSLPPLSVQSSPRLKKLRTSLQAAPPNAFAGRGGFMDFEDSIRSSKVLQGQENVGIVSPFYGRDTTKRSLEFEVRSSAHQASGGAEKYRGDYVKVHPNSSFTGFMESERFLKVLQGQEICSLRPQTRKPEHCLGVWGKFNLSDNSFNTFHSPNSSFYHMASNGAQNMYFPRSEFYSTGQAAAVMRSNDGNFPRESALFSPSVDASVMSTTSGSNIKNSKDENVNENSTGCRLFGFSLTTETATNMQSSGKRSCTKVHKQGSLVGRAIDLSRLSGYTDLLSELERLFCMEGLLKDPDKGWRVLYTDNENDVMVVGDYPWLDFCDAVSKIHIYTQEEVEKMTNGVISDDTQSCLDQAPLCMEASKSSSVGQPDSSPTVVREF, encoded by the exons ATGGAAATTGATTTGAACCTAACAGCCAGTGATGTGGGCAAGAATGCATATTGCAATGGAAATTGTGAAGAGGGTCGCTGCAATTATTGTTTATCCTCTTCAACTTCTTCATGTTCCTCAAATTCATCGCCAGCTCTCGTCTCTTCTTCAACTTATTTGGAGCTTTGGCATGCTTGTGCTGGTCCTCTCACCTCATTGCCTAAGAAAGGAAATGTAGTTGTCTATTTCCCACAAGGTCACTTGGAGCAGATTGCCTCAGCCTCTCCCTTTTCCCCCATGGAAATGCGCACTTTTGACCTCCAGCCGCAGATCCTCTGCAGGGTCATCAATGTCCACTTACTT GCCAATAAGGAGAATGATGAGGTCTACACACAACTTACTCTGCTTCCCTTGCCAGAG TTCTTAGGCACTGGTCTAGAGGGCAAAGAGTTGGAGGAATTGGCGTTGAATGGAGCTGATGGAGATGGGAGCGGAGTGTCGCCTACTAGATCTACACCTCACATGTTTTGCAAAACACTCACAGCGTCTGATACGAGCACCCATGGAGGATTCTCTGTTCCTCGCAGAGCTGCCGAAGACTGTTTCCCTCCTCTG GATTACACTCAGCTTAGGCCGTCTCAAGAGCTAATTGCCAAGGACCTACATGGCGTCGAGTGGAGATTTAAACATATTTACAGAG GTCAACCTAGGCGGCATCTGCTGACTACTGGATGGAGTCTTTTTGTAAGCCAAAAGAATCTTATTTCTGGGGATGCAGTGCTGTTTTTAAG GGGTGAAAATGGAGAGCTAAGGTTGGGCATAAGGCGAGCTGTTCGGCCTAGAAATGGTCTTCCTGATTCAATTGTGGGCAACCAAAATTCTTGTGCAGATGATCTTGCTCGTGTGGTGAAAGCAATATCTACCAAGAGCATATTTGATGTGTTTTACAATCCAAG GGCATATCATGCACAGTTTGTTATATCTTGTCAGAAGTATGTGAAGAGCATCAATAATCCAGTGACCGTTGGCACAAGATTCAAAATGAGATTTGAGATGGATGATTCGCCAGAAAGAAG GTTTAATGGTGTAGTTCTCGGAATTGGTGACATGGATCCCTTGAGATGGCCGAACTCAAAGTGGAGATGCTTGACG GTACGATGGGATAAAGACGGTGATCATCAAGAACGTGTTTCACCCTGGGAGATCGAACCTTCTGTTTCTCTCCCACCCTTGAGTGTTCAGTCTTCTCCAAGGCTGAAGAAACTGAGGACTAGTCTGCAGGCAGCCCCACCTAACGCCTTTGCTG GGAGGGGCGGTTTTATGGACTTTGAGGATTCAATTAGATCCTCTAAGGTCTTGCAAGGTCAAGAAAATGTAGGTATTGTATCACCGTTTTATGGACGTGATACTACAAAACGTTCCCTGGAGTTCGAGGTGCGATCTTCTGCACATCAAGCGTCGGGTGGAGCTGAGAAGTATAGAGGTGACTACGTAAAGGTTCATCCGAACTCATCTTTCACAGGCTTTATGGAATCTGAAAGATTCCTGAAGGTCTTGCAAGGTCAAGAAATATGCTCATTGAGGCCACAAACAAGAAAACCAGAACATTGTTTAGGTGTTTGGGGAAAGTTCAATCTCAGTGACAACTCTTTTAACACATTTCACTCACCAAACTCTAGTTTTTATCACATGGCGTCAAATGGAGCCCAAAACATGTATTTCCCTCGTAGTGAATTTTACAGTACAGGCCAAGCTGCTGCTGTGATGCGCTCAAATGATGGCAACTTTCCAAGAGAGAGTGCCTTGTTCAGCCCATCTGTTGATGCTAGTGTTATGAGCACTACTTCAGGGTCGAATATAAAGAATTCAAAGGATGAAAATGTGAATGAGAATTCAACTGGCTGTAGACTTTTTGGCTTTTCCTTGACTACAGAAACTGCTACAAACATGCAGAGTTCAGGGAAGAGGAGTTGTACTAAG GTTCACAAACAAGGTAGTCTAGTGGGAAGAGCCATTGATCTCTCTAGACTCAGTGGCTATACTGATCTGCTTTCTGAACTGGAGCGGCTGTTTTGCATGGAAGGACTCTTGAAAGATCCTGATAAAGGATGGCGTGTACTGTACACCGACAACGAGAACGACGTAATGGTTGTTGGGGATTATCCATGGCT TGACTTCTGTGATGCCGTTTCAAAAATCCATATATACACCCAAGAAGAAGTGGAGAAGATGACAAATGGAGTGATCAGCGATGATACTCAAAGCTGCTTAGACCAAGCTCCTTTGTGTATGGAAGCCTCAAAATCCTCTTCAGTGGGCCAACCTGATTCTTCTCCCACAGTAGTAAGAGAGTTTTAA
- the LOC111795994 gene encoding isovaleryl-CoA dehydrogenase, mitochondrial translates to MQRLFAARTAAYASIFRKQRHSASFSSALLFDDTQLQFKESVKQFAQDNIAPHAAKIDQMNSFPQDVNLWKLMGDFNLHGITAPEEYGGLGLGYLYHCIAMEEISRASGSVALSFGAHSNLCINQLVRNGSPAQKEKYLPKLIKGEHVGALAMSEPNAGSDVVSMRCKADRVDGGYIINGNKMWCTNGPTAHTLVVYAKTDANAGSKGITAFIIEKGMPGFSTAQKLDKLGMRGSDTCELVFENCFVPEENVLGQEGKGVYVMMSGLDLERLVLAAGPLGLMQACLDVVLPYVKQREQFGRPIGEFQFIQGKLADMYTSLQSSRAYVYSVARDCDSGKVDPKDCAGVILSAAERATQVALQAIQCLGGNGYVNEYTTGRLLRDAKLYEIGAGTSEVRRMIIGRSLFKEQ, encoded by the exons ATGCAGAGACTCTTTGCTGCAAGGACTGCTGCATATGCTTCGATTTTTAGGAAGCAGAGGCATTCTGCTTCATTCTCTTCTGCTCTGCTTTTTGATGATACTCAACTTCAg TTCAAAGAAAGTGTTAAACAATTTGCTCAAGATAACATTGCTCCCCATGCTGCAAAAATTGATCAAATGAACTCTTTCCCGCAG GATGTTAACTTATGGAAGCTCATGGGGGACTTCAACCTCCATGGAATTACTGCACCTG AGGAATATGGAGGACTTGGTCTTGGTTACTTATATCACTGTATAGCAATGGAAGAAATAAGTCGTGCTTCTGGGTCTGTTGCCCTCTCCTTCGGTGCACATTCTAACCTGTGCATCAATCAGCTG GTGAGGAATGGAAGCCCAGCTCAAAAAGAGAAGTACTTGCCTAAG CTTATTAAAGGGGAGCATGTAGGAGCTCTTGCAATGAGTGAACCCAATG CTGGCTCGGATGTTGTGAGCATGAGATGCAAAGCCGACCGAGTGGATGGTGGATATATCATTAATGGAAACAAGATGTGGTGTACTAATGGTCCTACAGCTCATACATTG GTTGTTTATGCAAAAACAGACGCAAATGCTGGCTCAAAGGGAATTACAGCGTTTATCATTGAAAAAGGAATGCCCGG ATTCAGTACTGCCCAGAAATTAGACAAACTTGGCATGCGAGGGAGTGATAC ATGTGAGCTTGTCTTCGAAAATTGCTTTGTTCCTGAAGAAAATGTACTTGgacaagaaggaaaag GAGTTTATGTTATGATGTCTGGGTTAGATTTGGAGAGGCTTGTTTTGGCTGCTGGTCCCCTTGGTCTTATGCAGGCATGCCTGGATGTTGTTCTTCCTTACGTTAAACAAAGAGAGCAGTTTGGTCGTCCAATTGGGGAATTCCAGTTTATACAG GGAAAACTTGCCGATATGTATACGTCTTTGCAATCATCAAG GGCCTACGTTTATTCTGTTGCGAGGGACTGTGACAGTGGAAAAGTAGATCCCAAG GATTGTGCTGGAGTAATATTATCTGCAGCTGAAAGGGCAACACAAGTTGCTCTGCAG GCCATACAATGTTTAGGAGGCAACGGGTATGTAAACGAATACACAACTGGTCGACTACTAAGAGATGCAAAACTATATGAAATAGGTGCAGGAACTAGTGAAGTGAGAAGAATGATCATTGGTCGCTCGCTGTTCAAAGAACAATAG